From Drosophila nasuta strain 15112-1781.00 chromosome X, ASM2355853v1, whole genome shotgun sequence, one genomic window encodes:
- the LOC132795518 gene encoding AF4/FMR2 family member lilli isoform X3, with protein MEQQQPKRSSLHFTAELGALGTGTGAGTGAGVETGSNCSPATTPLGGGSNGNAGFLPDMPQWKKDLIQRRKTNVARTNAAASSPTASTADGSSSSCMAFTEPAESGATDASATATTTTATTSQQQQQQKHVKRNVSQTTTTTLKTSPTAEEKSEKCFIGAGGHQTLPAATTTTASSQSTQQGKEATAAFSAETATTATTTTTAPIPKQRSSLFNTRSQSTGKEQQQEILNLDSAERGERESERERACGERDVEVVNMLNSSGNRVRSRGVVSGGGEVETSTATTGALTALGSSSDVGAATAATATSSSSANQLQTKCKLGQSVGAEAAATILPTTTLFVDKNCKTKISDKLQSNKFIQNQQQQQQQQQLAASPTKVAVKTTMVAMQEMKKTTTQNGQHRHHHHHHHHHHHNQHNVKNDDVVGVVSDGGVVVGVEDLSYGPGIVSKLRCRYLSLALRCEATRQQSQQQSQRLQRSTSLNTLLDRSDNDHDDNVDNDDNVDVEEPVKQCKTAVVAPPPILGVKPTGIATTGSGYIKSVTIAQQQLRQQQQQHQQQQQQQQIEQQQEQQQRSRHFKRGNEVMKRARSVEALLCEKSPWSNNHNNNNNNMAASVAPSSNNVVTIEDKINNARERLHSGTDAAPPKRLSSIIDDTERPPPDLVKQTLKMFEASANRRPRSAQRSNGVGGVASKVANYKSIIKEQKSNTNSSSNSISLPGGALAASTPKQTQHQQQQRSSTNYGNNVPDIIPRQLDANNYESPMLGKMLARKQQQQQQQQTEVGSPAIVVGGGGGGVEIGGAKQQQRLVSSSVVVVDQNSDNDDENNEDKVNDDDVAVGAEDVGEENNENNEDGVEDDGNDGDEADNSNEHNADNIDEVCNGVKLGAAGGDKLIAAAQSLEETTSTAAGGGVQRSFASALQENAHVTSTTTTTSSNINSRKLPQRADNNDSLSINNTTTTTSVTTKQIGVIRPLLNQAATSSSNSNNSSSSTQLTSREIEKNRINEMKKSNALAADAAALAAAAASGGGGNPSLDNVINTNKDASETDTAAAASNASPIWPHLRKRRQPTASGGVGGVGGGGGHGNSLADNNTSMVFNFSKSSKEVPDYIESDVVIYRRKRELPKPNEPGFVLLGDLSVETSTDTDYDDYSMCPPSPCDVEFENANIVIDGKSSIRQKAKDSSFRVQFNDTLTSTFEYPSEASQIIDDPPYADPYGGNVNKHHQLLYEEQLILQQHQQQQQHHHVTVDEIIELPTSTTTPSTSSTKTSATSGMLGNLPLDII; from the exons atggagcaacagcaaccgaaaCGTTCCTCATTGCATTTTACTGCCGAGCTCGGGGCACTGGGAACTGGAACCGGAGCtggaactggagctggagttgAGACGGGTTCAAATTGTTCGCCGGCAACAACTCCGCTGGGCGGCGGAAGCAATGGCAACGCTGGATTTTTGCCCGATATGCCGCAATGGAAGAAGGATTTGATACAGCGACGCAAAACGAATGTGGCACGTACAAATGCTGCCGCCAGCTCACCCACAGCGTCCACAGctgatggcagcagcagcagttgcatgGCTTTCACTGAACCTGCAG AGTCAGGTGCGACTGACGccagtgcaacagcaacaacaacaacagcaacaactagtcaacagcaacaacaacagaagcatgTGAAACGAAATGtaagccaaacaacaacaacaacattaaagaCTTCACCAACAGCAGAGGAAAAGTCTGAGAAATGTTTTATTGGAGCTGGAGGTCATCAAACGcttccagcagcaacaacaactacagcatcATCCCAAAGTACACAACAAGGCAAAGAAGCGACCGCGGCATTTTCAGCAGAaaccgcaacaacagcaacaacaacaacaacggcaccAATACCAAAGCAGcgatcaagtttatttaacACAAGAAGTCAATCAACTGGcaaggagcaacagcaagagatTCTAAATTTGGACTCTGCAGAGCgcggagagcgagagagtgaaagagagcgTGCGTGCGGAGAGCGTGACGTTGAGGTGGTGAATATGTTGAATAGCAGCGGCAATCGAGTGCGCTCTCGCGGCGTCGTTAGTGGTGGTGGTGAAGTTGAAACTAGCACAGCGACAACTGGAGCATTAACAGCactgggcagcagcagcgacgtcggcgcagcaacagcggcaacggcaacatcgtcgtcgtcagcaAATCAGTTGCAAACGAAATGCAAACTTGGCCAGAGCGTTGGTGCTGAAGCAGCGGCAACGAtcttgccaacaacaacactttttgttgataaaaattgtaaaacgaAAATATCCGATAAATTGCAGAGCAACAAGTTCATacaaaatcaacagcagcagcaacaacaacaacaattggctGCATCGCCCACGAAAGTAGcggtaaaaacaacaatggtCGCCATgcaagaaatgaaaaagacaacaacacaaaatggccaacatcgtcatcatcatcatcatcaccaccatcatcatcacaatCAGCACAATGTGAAAAACGACGACGTCGTTGGCGTCGTTAGCGACGGCGGCGTCGTCGTTGGCGTCGAGGATTTAAGCTACGGTCCCGGCATTGTGTCGAAGCTGCGCTGTCGCTATCTCAGCTTGGCGCTGCGCTGCGAGGCGACGCGACAGCaatcgcagcagcagagcCAGCGACTGCAGCGTTCGACCAGTCTCAATACGCTGCTCGATCGCAGCGATAACGATCACGACGATAACGTCGATAACGATGACAACGTTGATGTCGAGGAGCCGGTTAAACAATGCaaaactgctgttgttgctccgcCGCCCATTTTGGGCGTGAAACCAACGGGAATTGCAACCACAGGCAGCGGTTATATTAAAAGCGTAACCATTGCTCAACAACAGctgcgccaacaacaacaacaacaccaacagcagcaacaacaacaacaaatcgaacagcaacaggaacaacaacagcgttCGCGTCACTTTAAACGCGGCAACGAGGTGATGAAGCGAGCGCGCAGCGTTGAAGCTTTACTCTGCGAAAAGTCACCGTGGAGtaacaatcacaacaacaacaacaacaacatggccGCCTCAGTTGCGCCGTCAAGCAACAATGTGGTCACCATCGAGgataaaattaataatgcacGCGAACGTTTGCACAGCGGCACCGATGCAGCGCCCCCCAAGCGTCTCAGTTCGATAATCGATGACACCGAACGTCCGCCGCCCGATTTGGTAAAGCAAACGTTGAAAATGTTTGAGGCAAGCGCCAATCGGCGACCGCGCAGTGCACAGCGCAGCAACGGAGTTGGCGGCGTTGCCAGCAAGGTGGCCAATTATAAATCGATAATAAAGGAGCAGAAATCGAATACGAATTCAAGTTCAAATTCGATAAGTTTGCCGGGTGGAGCTTTGGCTGCCTCAACACCGAAGCAGacgcaacaccaacaacagcaacgttcATCGACAAATTATGGCAACAATGTGCCGGATATAATACCGCGTCAATTGGATGCCAACAACTATGAATCGCCGATGCTTGGCAAAATGTTGGCacgcaaacagcagcagcaacaacaacaacagactgAGGTGGGTTCGCCTGCAATTGTTGTGGGCGGCGGTGGAGGTGGAGTTGAAATTGGGGGtgcaaaacagcaacagcgcttagtcagcagcagcgtcgtcgtcgtcgatcagaacagcgacaacgacgatgaaAACAACGAAGACAAAGTCAATGACGATGACGTCGCCGTCGGAGCCGAAGACGTTGGGGAGGagaacaacgaaaacaacgaAGACGGAGTCGAAGACGACGGCAACGACGGAGACGAAGCTGATAATAGTAATGAGCACAACGCCGACAACATTGACGAGGTTTGCAATGGCGTTAAGTTGGGTGCGGCAGGCGGCGATAAGTTAATAGCAGCAGCGCAGTCGCTGGAAGAGACGACGTCtacagcagcaggaggaggcGTTCAGCGTTCATTCGCGAGCGCCTTGCAAGAGAATGCGCACGTaacatcgacaacgacaacgacgagcAGTAACATCAACAGCCGAAAATTGCCTCAACGCGCCGATAACAACGATTCCTTATCGataaacaacacaacaacaacaacgagcgtGACGACCAAACAAATTGGTGTTATACGACCGCTCTTAAATCAAGCAgcaacgagcagcagcaacagcaacaactcttCATCATCCACGCAATTAACCAGTCgcgaaattgaaaagaatcgcattaatgaaatgaaaaaatcaaaCGCATTGGCCGCTGATGCAGCAGCTCtagccgccgccgccgcctctGGAGGGGGTGGCAACCCTAGTCTCGATAACGTGATAAATACGAACAAGGATGCCAGCGAAACGGACACAGCTGCAGCGGCATCGAATGCTTCACCGATCTGGCCACACTTGCGCAAACGCCGTCAGCCCACAGCAAGTGGTGGGGTGGGGGGTGTGGGTGGAGGTGGCGGACATGGCAACTCATTGGCGGATAACAACACATCGATGGTGTTCAATTTCTCCAAGAGCAGCAAGGAGGTGCCCGACTACATTGAAAGCGACGTTGTGATCTACAGGCGGAAACGGGAACTGCCAAAG ccaAATGAGCCTGGCTTCGTGTTGCTGGGCGACCTCTCGGTGGAGACATCGACAGACACCGATTACGATGACTACTCCATGTGCCCGCCATCACCATGCGATGTGGAATTCGAGAATGCAAATATTGTGATCGATGGCAAGTCGAGTATTCGACAAAAAGCCAAAGATTCATCG TTCCGCGTACAATTCAACGATACGTTAACGTCAACGTTTGAATATCCCTCCGAGGCATCGCAGATCATTGATGACCCACCGTATGCCGATCCCTATGGCGGCAATGTGAACAAACATCATCAGCTGCTCTATGAGGAGCAGCTCATTttgcaacagcatcaacaacaacaacagcatcatcatGTGACTGTCGATGAGATAATTGAGCTTCCAACATCCACAACAACGCCATCGACATCCTCGACGAAAACATCAGCGACCAGCGGCATGCTGGGGAATTTACCACTAG ATATTATTTAA
- the LOC132795518 gene encoding histone-lysine N-methyltransferase Suv4-20 isoform X2, with translation MEQQQPKRSSLHFTAELGALGTGTGAGTGAGVETGSNCSPATTPLGGGSNGNAGFLPDMPQWKKDLIQRRKTNVARTNAAASSPTASTADGSSSSCMAFTEPAESGATDASATATTTTATTSQQQQQQKHVKRNVSQTTTTTLKTSPTAEEKSEKCFIGAGGHQTLPAATTTTASSQSTQQGKEATAAFSAETATTATTTTTAPIPKQRSSLFNTRSQSTGKEQQQEILNLDSAERGERESERERACGERDVEVVNMLNSSGNRVRSRGVVSGGGEVETSTATTGALTALGSSSDVGAATAATATSSSSANQLQTKCKLGQSVGAEAAATILPTTTLFVDKNCKTKISDKLQSNKFIQNQQQQQQQQQLAASPTKVAVKTTMVAMQEMKKTTTQNGQHRHHHHHHHHHHHNQHNVKNDDVVGVVSDGGVVVGVEDLSYGPGIVSKLRCRYLSLALRCEATRQQSQQQSQRLQRSTSLNTLLDRSDNDHDDNVDNDDNVDVEEPVKQCKTAVVAPPPILGVKPTGIATTGSGYIKSVTIAQQQLRQQQQQHQQQQQQQQIEQQQEQQQRSRHFKRGNEVMKRARSVEALLCEKSPWSNNHNNNNNNMAASVAPSSNNVVTIEDKINNARERLHSGTDAAPPKRLSSIIDDTERPPPDLVKQTLKMFEASANRRPRSAQRSNGVGGVASKVANYKSIIKEQKSNTNSSSNSISLPGGALAASTPKQTQHQQQQRSSTNYGNNVPDIIPRQLDANNYESPMLGKMLARKQQQQQQQQTEVGSPAIVVGGGGGGVEIGGAKQQQRLVSSSVVVVDQNSDNDDENNEDKVNDDDVAVGAEDVGEENNENNEDGVEDDGNDGDEADNSNEHNADNIDEVCNGVKLGAAGGDKLIAAAQSLEETTSTAAGGGVQRSFASALQENAHVTSTTTTTSSNINSRKLPQRADNNDSLSINNTTTTTSVTTKQIGVIRPLLNQAATSSSNSNNSSSSTQLTSREIEKNRINEMKKSNALAADAAALAAAAASGGGGNPSLDNVINTNKDASETDTAAAASNASPIWPHLRKRRQPTASGGVGGVGGGGGHGNSLADNNTSMVFNFSKSSKEVPDYIESDVVIYRRKRELPKPNEPGFVLLGDLSVETSTDTDYDDYSMCPPSPCDVEFENANIVIDGKSSIRQKAKDSSFRVQFNDTLTSTFEYPSEASQIIDDPPYADPYGGNVNKHHQLLYEEQLILQQHQQQQQHHHVTVDEIIELPTSTTTPSTSSTKTSATSGMLGNLPLDYPSLGRGIILPEPETELEPSPLPPKVLPTTSSRPLAVAVNSKPSISLSSNNPTQRRRASVLLKPQYACFLQNDAVQPSSSSSHPARKAASFCGKQQNII, from the exons atggagcaacagcaaccgaaaCGTTCCTCATTGCATTTTACTGCCGAGCTCGGGGCACTGGGAACTGGAACCGGAGCtggaactggagctggagttgAGACGGGTTCAAATTGTTCGCCGGCAACAACTCCGCTGGGCGGCGGAAGCAATGGCAACGCTGGATTTTTGCCCGATATGCCGCAATGGAAGAAGGATTTGATACAGCGACGCAAAACGAATGTGGCACGTACAAATGCTGCCGCCAGCTCACCCACAGCGTCCACAGctgatggcagcagcagcagttgcatgGCTTTCACTGAACCTGCAG AGTCAGGTGCGACTGACGccagtgcaacagcaacaacaacaacagcaacaactagtcaacagcaacaacaacagaagcatgTGAAACGAAATGtaagccaaacaacaacaacaacattaaagaCTTCACCAACAGCAGAGGAAAAGTCTGAGAAATGTTTTATTGGAGCTGGAGGTCATCAAACGcttccagcagcaacaacaactacagcatcATCCCAAAGTACACAACAAGGCAAAGAAGCGACCGCGGCATTTTCAGCAGAaaccgcaacaacagcaacaacaacaacaacggcaccAATACCAAAGCAGcgatcaagtttatttaacACAAGAAGTCAATCAACTGGcaaggagcaacagcaagagatTCTAAATTTGGACTCTGCAGAGCgcggagagcgagagagtgaaagagagcgTGCGTGCGGAGAGCGTGACGTTGAGGTGGTGAATATGTTGAATAGCAGCGGCAATCGAGTGCGCTCTCGCGGCGTCGTTAGTGGTGGTGGTGAAGTTGAAACTAGCACAGCGACAACTGGAGCATTAACAGCactgggcagcagcagcgacgtcggcgcagcaacagcggcaacggcaacatcgtcgtcgtcagcaAATCAGTTGCAAACGAAATGCAAACTTGGCCAGAGCGTTGGTGCTGAAGCAGCGGCAACGAtcttgccaacaacaacactttttgttgataaaaattgtaaaacgaAAATATCCGATAAATTGCAGAGCAACAAGTTCATacaaaatcaacagcagcagcaacaacaacaacaattggctGCATCGCCCACGAAAGTAGcggtaaaaacaacaatggtCGCCATgcaagaaatgaaaaagacaacaacacaaaatggccaacatcgtcatcatcatcatcatcaccaccatcatcatcacaatCAGCACAATGTGAAAAACGACGACGTCGTTGGCGTCGTTAGCGACGGCGGCGTCGTCGTTGGCGTCGAGGATTTAAGCTACGGTCCCGGCATTGTGTCGAAGCTGCGCTGTCGCTATCTCAGCTTGGCGCTGCGCTGCGAGGCGACGCGACAGCaatcgcagcagcagagcCAGCGACTGCAGCGTTCGACCAGTCTCAATACGCTGCTCGATCGCAGCGATAACGATCACGACGATAACGTCGATAACGATGACAACGTTGATGTCGAGGAGCCGGTTAAACAATGCaaaactgctgttgttgctccgcCGCCCATTTTGGGCGTGAAACCAACGGGAATTGCAACCACAGGCAGCGGTTATATTAAAAGCGTAACCATTGCTCAACAACAGctgcgccaacaacaacaacaacaccaacagcagcaacaacaacaacaaatcgaacagcaacaggaacaacaacagcgttCGCGTCACTTTAAACGCGGCAACGAGGTGATGAAGCGAGCGCGCAGCGTTGAAGCTTTACTCTGCGAAAAGTCACCGTGGAGtaacaatcacaacaacaacaacaacaacatggccGCCTCAGTTGCGCCGTCAAGCAACAATGTGGTCACCATCGAGgataaaattaataatgcacGCGAACGTTTGCACAGCGGCACCGATGCAGCGCCCCCCAAGCGTCTCAGTTCGATAATCGATGACACCGAACGTCCGCCGCCCGATTTGGTAAAGCAAACGTTGAAAATGTTTGAGGCAAGCGCCAATCGGCGACCGCGCAGTGCACAGCGCAGCAACGGAGTTGGCGGCGTTGCCAGCAAGGTGGCCAATTATAAATCGATAATAAAGGAGCAGAAATCGAATACGAATTCAAGTTCAAATTCGATAAGTTTGCCGGGTGGAGCTTTGGCTGCCTCAACACCGAAGCAGacgcaacaccaacaacagcaacgttcATCGACAAATTATGGCAACAATGTGCCGGATATAATACCGCGTCAATTGGATGCCAACAACTATGAATCGCCGATGCTTGGCAAAATGTTGGCacgcaaacagcagcagcaacaacaacaacagactgAGGTGGGTTCGCCTGCAATTGTTGTGGGCGGCGGTGGAGGTGGAGTTGAAATTGGGGGtgcaaaacagcaacagcgcttagtcagcagcagcgtcgtcgtcgtcgatcagaacagcgacaacgacgatgaaAACAACGAAGACAAAGTCAATGACGATGACGTCGCCGTCGGAGCCGAAGACGTTGGGGAGGagaacaacgaaaacaacgaAGACGGAGTCGAAGACGACGGCAACGACGGAGACGAAGCTGATAATAGTAATGAGCACAACGCCGACAACATTGACGAGGTTTGCAATGGCGTTAAGTTGGGTGCGGCAGGCGGCGATAAGTTAATAGCAGCAGCGCAGTCGCTGGAAGAGACGACGTCtacagcagcaggaggaggcGTTCAGCGTTCATTCGCGAGCGCCTTGCAAGAGAATGCGCACGTaacatcgacaacgacaacgacgagcAGTAACATCAACAGCCGAAAATTGCCTCAACGCGCCGATAACAACGATTCCTTATCGataaacaacacaacaacaacaacgagcgtGACGACCAAACAAATTGGTGTTATACGACCGCTCTTAAATCAAGCAgcaacgagcagcagcaacagcaacaactcttCATCATCCACGCAATTAACCAGTCgcgaaattgaaaagaatcgcattaatgaaatgaaaaaatcaaaCGCATTGGCCGCTGATGCAGCAGCTCtagccgccgccgccgcctctGGAGGGGGTGGCAACCCTAGTCTCGATAACGTGATAAATACGAACAAGGATGCCAGCGAAACGGACACAGCTGCAGCGGCATCGAATGCTTCACCGATCTGGCCACACTTGCGCAAACGCCGTCAGCCCACAGCAAGTGGTGGGGTGGGGGGTGTGGGTGGAGGTGGCGGACATGGCAACTCATTGGCGGATAACAACACATCGATGGTGTTCAATTTCTCCAAGAGCAGCAAGGAGGTGCCCGACTACATTGAAAGCGACGTTGTGATCTACAGGCGGAAACGGGAACTGCCAAAG ccaAATGAGCCTGGCTTCGTGTTGCTGGGCGACCTCTCGGTGGAGACATCGACAGACACCGATTACGATGACTACTCCATGTGCCCGCCATCACCATGCGATGTGGAATTCGAGAATGCAAATATTGTGATCGATGGCAAGTCGAGTATTCGACAAAAAGCCAAAGATTCATCG TTCCGCGTACAATTCAACGATACGTTAACGTCAACGTTTGAATATCCCTCCGAGGCATCGCAGATCATTGATGACCCACCGTATGCCGATCCCTATGGCGGCAATGTGAACAAACATCATCAGCTGCTCTATGAGGAGCAGCTCATTttgcaacagcatcaacaacaacaacagcatcatcatGTGACTGTCGATGAGATAATTGAGCTTCCAACATCCACAACAACGCCATCGACATCCTCGACGAAAACATCAGCGACCAGCGGCATGCTGGGGAATTTACCACTAG ATTACCCAAGTTTAGGGAGGGGTATTATTTTGCCAGAGCCGGAGACGGAGCTGGAACCGTCGCCGCTGCCGCCCAAGGTATTGCCAACGACGTCGTCGCGTCCACTTGCCGTCGCAGTCAACAGCAAGCCCAGCATCAGTCTCAGCAGCAATAATCCAACGCAACGGCGTCGAGCTTCGGTGCTGTTGAAGCCCCAGTACGCCTGCTTTCTACAAAATGATGCAGTGCAgccttcgtcgtcgtcgtcgcatccaGCACGCAAAGCGGCCTCCTTCTGTGGCAAGCAGCAGA ATATTATTTAA